The Phycisphaerales bacterium AB-hyl4 genome has a window encoding:
- a CDS encoding DUF5677 domain-containing protein, which translates to MTHDEKENTSTKRQQLVGERDYLITTLPSRSEDELPGVLARLDDLRYEIVGDKRPARQLPWGDHRSDLMTWALYSSIALTIGKKFVDIPPTGKAAVAVKHLTHRVFMSADTLTTLRRYAEHEWNVDATSLLRILYDAMLQALYIIADPDQMEIRGELYEGFAAIEKYELIKRVDDDASAFSRRLSTSPLRANAEPRIQAEYQRRVDSYRKPGSNARPHNWYAHKIGTLKEIAEAVGYKDEYLLLTHDLGASVHSSAFALAPRPLFRPDVCLLFAWHFVVRLFGKIAERYRIELSSEERKETGRAYGNIYDLFQERFKEEKQG; encoded by the coding sequence ATGACGCATGATGAGAAAGAGAACACGTCAACGAAGCGGCAACAGCTTGTCGGTGAACGCGATTACCTGATTACCACATTACCGTCACGATCCGAAGACGAGTTGCCGGGAGTATTGGCAAGGCTGGATGATCTACGATATGAAATTGTGGGCGACAAGCGCCCGGCTCGACAGCTTCCATGGGGCGATCACCGTTCGGATCTGATGACATGGGCTCTATATTCATCCATTGCACTTACGATCGGCAAAAAATTTGTCGATATCCCCCCTACTGGCAAAGCGGCAGTTGCGGTCAAGCACCTTACTCATCGCGTGTTCATGTCCGCTGACACACTCACAACCCTACGGCGTTATGCAGAGCATGAATGGAACGTGGATGCCACGTCGCTATTGCGCATTCTCTACGACGCCATGCTTCAAGCGCTTTACATCATTGCAGACCCCGACCAAATGGAGATTCGGGGCGAGTTGTACGAGGGCTTCGCCGCGATCGAGAAGTACGAGCTAATCAAACGCGTAGACGACGACGCATCTGCCTTTAGCCGTCGACTAAGCACTAGCCCCTTGCGGGCTAACGCAGAACCACGGATACAAGCTGAGTACCAGCGTCGCGTTGATTCCTACCGTAAGCCCGGAAGTAATGCTCGCCCCCACAATTGGTATGCGCATAAAATTGGCACCCTTAAGGAAATTGCGGAAGCAGTCGGATACAAGGATGAGTACCTGCTGTTAACCCATGACCTTGGAGCCTCTGTTCACTCAAGCGCGTTCGCACTTGCCCCAAGGCCGCTATTTCGACCTGACGTCTGCCTGTTGTTTGCGTGGCATTTCGTGGTGAGATTGTTCGGCAAGATTGCCGAACGATACAGGATCGAGTTAAGCAGCGAGGAAAGAAAAGAAACAGGCCGGGCATACGGAAACATCTACGACCTGTTCCAAGAGCGATTCAAGGAAGAGAAACAGGGTTGA
- a CDS encoding DUF4282 domain-containing protein, translating to MSLTKAMRFDRMITTEIVTALFWVLSAIAVIVGVGMFIVGIMNEEAYPIVMGGVVAVVGPLFLRLWAEAVIIIFRIYETLVEIRDQWGGMAVGPTTPPDPAPAPLPTPTPPPARQRPGKFIVRGRDRDSGFETEVVVQATDQTDAMQKGAAKGVDVDRVEPA from the coding sequence ATGAGCTTGACCAAGGCGATGCGTTTTGATCGCATGATTACGACGGAGATCGTAACGGCGCTGTTTTGGGTTCTATCAGCGATCGCGGTCATTGTCGGCGTTGGCATGTTCATCGTTGGCATCATGAACGAGGAAGCGTACCCCATTGTAATGGGGGGAGTTGTGGCGGTGGTTGGCCCGCTGTTTCTGCGACTGTGGGCCGAGGCCGTCATTATCATCTTTCGCATTTACGAAACGCTTGTGGAGATTCGGGACCAATGGGGAGGTATGGCGGTAGGACCAACTACACCACCCGACCCCGCGCCAGCACCGCTACCAACGCCTACACCACCGCCCGCGAGGCAGCGGCCGGGCAAGTTCATCGTGCGGGGCCGCGACCGTGATAGCGGTTTTGAAACTGAGGTGGTGGTACAGGCGACTGACCAGACCGACGCGATGCAAAAGGGTGCAGCGAAAGGCGTTGACGTAGATCGTGTGGAACCGGCATAG
- a CDS encoding YncE family protein, which translates to MSRYRFHMSPGGAFRMSAGGARGVLVKPAFSARLFYIKVGASVQWALADASASAFHCALDEESNPYTAKAFPNLIQRYERGEATTVWSEEDDDVGGLIRYHDNRLYSRSDFHLSAWDLDGLKLWDAPQESTSGSTYFDVASSRIWQVRKIGTSNARLEEYNLSGGIVNVGDNFTFGGGAVEYVHYAGGAVYVLNSSSSTSRVIRLDLSGNDTWNETFSGNLNGIVLGPSGELLVGSSSNNSILRLNASSGSEIGSVSMPGSVMKLARDGSDVYAGLRTSMSQPVSVVRLNSSLDITWDWETPRTGSGTNPPIALAAHGGFLLMRMANNSDQWSWDAS; encoded by the coding sequence ATGAGCCGCTACCGCTTTCACATGTCACCGGGCGGCGCGTTTCGCATGAGCGCGGGCGGAGCGAGAGGTGTCTTGGTAAAGCCCGCGTTTTCGGCTCGCCTGTTCTATATCAAGGTCGGCGCAAGCGTGCAGTGGGCGCTGGCTGATGCCAGCGCAAGCGCGTTTCATTGCGCGCTGGACGAGGAATCGAACCCCTACACCGCTAAAGCATTTCCGAATCTTATCCAGCGGTACGAACGCGGCGAAGCTACAACCGTCTGGAGCGAAGAAGACGATGACGTCGGGGGCTTGATTCGCTATCACGACAATCGACTATATTCGAGATCGGACTTTCATCTCAGTGCGTGGGATTTGGACGGCTTGAAGTTGTGGGATGCGCCTCAGGAATCAACGTCAGGATCGACTTATTTCGATGTCGCCTCAAGCCGCATTTGGCAGGTTCGGAAGATCGGAACGAGCAACGCGCGACTGGAAGAATACAACCTTTCAGGCGGCATTGTGAACGTGGGGGATAACTTCACTTTCGGCGGTGGGGCGGTGGAATATGTCCACTATGCCGGAGGTGCTGTGTACGTACTTAACAGTAGTAGTTCGACCAGTCGTGTGATTCGACTGGATCTATCGGGCAATGACACATGGAATGAAACGTTCAGCGGTAACCTCAACGGCATAGTGCTTGGTCCATCAGGGGAATTGCTTGTTGGTTCGTCATCGAACAATTCCATCCTGCGACTGAACGCATCTTCCGGCAGCGAGATCGGTTCAGTGTCTATGCCTGGGTCCGTAATGAAGTTGGCCCGCGACGGTAGCGACGTATACGCTGGCCTCCGCACAAGCATGTCGCAGCCAGTTTCTGTGGTTCGGCTGAATTCGTCTCTGGACATCACGTGGGATTGGGAGACGCCACGGACAGGGTCCGGGACCAACCCCCCTATCGCGCTTGCCGCACATGGCGGCTTCCTGCTGATGCGAATGGCGAATAACTCCGACCAATGGTCATGGGACGCATCCTGA
- a CDS encoding P27 family phage terminase small subunit, producing the protein MAEKTPQPPKHLKPESKAFWLRIVQDFDLEPAHLHLLRQACEAMDAAEQHRQIVANDGPTVRDRFEQVREHPSAKAQRDYMHQYRQAVKFIGLLDEEPDADAPGRRPAVVAQPRSAKR; encoded by the coding sequence CCCGAAGCACCTGAAACCCGAGTCAAAAGCTTTCTGGCTGCGAATCGTTCAGGACTTCGACCTTGAGCCGGCCCACCTGCACCTGCTGCGTCAGGCGTGCGAAGCGATGGACGCGGCCGAGCAGCATCGGCAGATCGTGGCGAACGACGGGCCGACCGTCCGCGACCGCTTCGAGCAGGTGCGGGAGCATCCCAGCGCGAAGGCGCAGCGGGACTACATGCACCAGTATCGGCAGGCGGTGAAGTTTATCGGCTTACTGGATGAGGAACCCGACGCCGACGCCCCCGGCCGACGCCCGGCGGTGGTGGCCCAACCCCGGAGTGCAAAGCGATGA